A DNA window from Streptomyces sp. CA-278952 contains the following coding sequences:
- a CDS encoding SDR family NAD(P)-dependent oxidoreductase: MPQLAGKVALVTGGSRGIGAATALRLAEEGADVALTYVSAADKAREVVKAIEALGRKGLAIRADSADPAAVVRSVEQTAAELGRLDILVNNAGVFPYGPIEGVTLEEIDRTLAVHVRAVFVATQAAIPHLGHGGRVISIGSCWSNRVPVPDVTLYAMSKSALIGFTKGLAHDVASKGITANIVDPGPTVTDMNPDGTDEAEEERLRTAAKVLGEGADTAKAVAFLAGPDAQWITGTSLAVDGGYTA; the protein is encoded by the coding sequence ATGCCTCAGCTTGCGGGCAAGGTGGCACTGGTGACCGGGGGAAGCCGAGGCATCGGTGCCGCGACCGCCCTCCGACTGGCGGAGGAGGGTGCGGACGTCGCCCTGACGTATGTGAGCGCGGCCGACAAGGCCCGGGAGGTCGTCAAGGCGATCGAGGCGCTCGGACGCAAGGGCCTGGCCATCCGGGCCGACAGCGCTGACCCGGCGGCCGTCGTCCGGTCCGTCGAGCAGACGGCGGCGGAGCTCGGCCGGCTCGACATCCTGGTGAACAACGCCGGCGTCTTCCCCTACGGCCCGATCGAGGGCGTGACGCTGGAGGAGATCGACCGCACGCTGGCCGTCCACGTGCGCGCCGTCTTCGTTGCCACCCAGGCGGCCATCCCCCACCTGGGACACGGCGGCCGCGTCATCAGCATCGGCAGCTGCTGGTCCAACCGCGTGCCGGTCCCCGACGTGACGCTGTACGCCATGAGCAAGTCGGCGCTGATCGGCTTCACCAAGGGCCTGGCCCACGACGTGGCGTCCAAGGGGATCACCGCGAACATCGTGGACCCCGGGCCCACCGTCACCGACATGAACCCGGACGGCACGGACGAGGCCGAGGAGGAGCGGCTGAGGACCGCGGCGAAGGTGCTGGGCGAGGGGGCCGACACGGCGAAGGCCGTGGCCTTCCTCGCCGGCCCGGACGCCCAGTGGATCACCGGCACCTCACTGGCGGTCGACGGAGGCTACACCGCCTGA
- a CDS encoding RNA-guided endonuclease InsQ/TnpB family protein encodes MQLRYAFRLEPTPFQQMMLARTFGCARVVFNDALALRRAAYTAKEPWIGAGDLSKTVLTQGKKREGRTWLGEVSSVVLQQSLRDLESSYRAFFDSRSGKRKGPPVGAPTFKSRKDKRQAVRFTANARWKITETGRLILPKIGQIRVRWSRTLPTAPSTVTVIKDAAGRYFASFVVDTDPDTDAQRWPVEDAAGREVGLDMGLTHFAVLDSGEKIASPRFLRRAEKKLKKLQREHARKTKGSKNKEKSRRALARQHAKVADARHHFHHELSSRLVREHQAVHVETLHVKGMARGRLAKSIHDAAWSSFLNMLEYKAARYGRVFQRVGRMFPSSQRCSNPACHRIDGPKPLSVRTWTCQGCGTVHDRDTNAADNTRQEGRRLYTLKVAEGHHGDPKRLRSDGKTRDPGPGTTR; translated from the coding sequence ATGCAGTTGCGGTACGCCTTCCGGCTCGAACCGACCCCGTTCCAGCAGATGATGCTGGCGCGGACGTTCGGCTGCGCGCGGGTGGTGTTCAACGACGCGCTCGCGCTGCGCCGTGCCGCGTACACGGCCAAGGAGCCGTGGATCGGTGCCGGGGACCTGTCCAAGACCGTGCTCACCCAGGGCAAGAAGCGTGAGGGGCGAACGTGGCTGGGTGAGGTGTCCTCGGTGGTGCTGCAGCAGTCCTTGCGGGATCTCGAGTCCTCCTACCGTGCCTTCTTCGACTCCCGCAGCGGCAAGCGCAAGGGGCCACCGGTCGGTGCGCCCACCTTCAAATCCCGCAAGGACAAAAGGCAGGCGGTGCGCTTCACCGCGAACGCCCGCTGGAAGATCACCGAGACGGGCCGGCTGATCCTGCCGAAGATCGGCCAGATCCGGGTGCGCTGGTCCCGCACGCTGCCTACCGCCCCGTCCACGGTCACCGTGATCAAGGACGCTGCCGGACGGTACTTCGCCTCCTTCGTCGTCGACACCGACCCGGACACCGACGCGCAGCGCTGGCCTGTGGAGGACGCGGCCGGGCGCGAGGTGGGTCTGGACATGGGCCTCACGCACTTCGCAGTCCTGGACAGCGGCGAGAAGATCGCCTCACCGCGGTTCCTGCGCCGCGCGGAGAAGAAACTCAAGAAACTCCAGCGGGAGCATGCCCGTAAGACGAAGGGATCGAAGAACAAGGAGAAATCACGGCGGGCGTTGGCCCGTCAGCATGCCAAGGTCGCCGACGCCCGCCACCACTTCCACCACGAGCTGTCCTCCCGGCTGGTCCGCGAACACCAAGCGGTCCATGTCGAGACGCTCCACGTGAAGGGCATGGCCCGCGGCAGGCTCGCCAAGTCGATCCACGACGCGGCCTGGTCCAGCTTCCTGAACATGCTCGAATACAAAGCAGCCCGGTACGGGCGGGTCTTCCAACGGGTCGGGCGGATGTTCCCCTCCTCCCAGCGCTGCTCGAACCCCGCCTGTCACCGTATCGACGGCCCCAAACCCCTGAGCGTCCGCACCTGGACCTGCCAAGGGTGCGGGACCGTGCACGACAGAGACACCAACGCCGCCGACAACACCCGCCAAGAGGGCAGACGGCTGTACACACTCAAGGTCGCCGAGGGACATCACGGAGACCCAAAACGCCTGCGGAGCGACGGTAAGACCAGGGACCCAGGTCCCGGCACGACGCGTTGA
- a CDS encoding MFS transporter, which produces MTETTEPPGRRAPIFADLTPLRLSPDYRRLWFGNTISWIGQGMTSLAVALQVYDITGSAFSVGLIGFCSLVPLVVFGLYGGAVADTVDRRKLGLFSAAGSFLLSVVLVAATVVGIERVGLLYAVVALQAVCFALNAPARASMIARLLPADQLPAANALNSITSTTGMLVGPMLGGLIVGWWGYRSAYTVDAVCFTASLYAMWRLPSMLPERQDGGTGKRASVLDGLRFLGTRPNLRMTFFTDLCAMVLAHPRALFPVVAVLWYGGDARTTGMLVAAPALGALLGGVFSGWLGRIRRHGLAILLAVGSWGVAIAVFGLTRNLWLGLLFLALAGCADTISMVFRNTMLQAAVPDEMRGRLQGVFIVVVAGGPRLGDFLAGSVADLATPAVAVTGGGVLCVTGVALLALKWRAFARYDAHDPQP; this is translated from the coding sequence GTGACCGAAACGACCGAACCGCCCGGGCGCCGCGCCCCCATATTCGCCGACCTCACCCCGCTGCGGCTCTCGCCCGACTACCGGCGGCTCTGGTTCGGGAACACCATCTCCTGGATCGGCCAGGGCATGACGTCGCTGGCGGTCGCGCTCCAGGTCTACGACATCACCGGGTCCGCGTTCTCCGTGGGGCTCATCGGGTTCTGCTCACTCGTGCCGCTGGTCGTGTTCGGGCTCTACGGCGGGGCCGTCGCGGACACCGTCGACCGGCGCAAGCTCGGCCTGTTCAGCGCCGCCGGGTCGTTTCTCCTGTCCGTCGTCCTGGTGGCGGCGACGGTCGTCGGCATCGAACGGGTCGGGCTGCTGTACGCGGTCGTCGCCCTGCAGGCCGTCTGCTTCGCCCTCAACGCACCGGCCCGCGCCTCGATGATCGCCCGGCTGCTCCCGGCCGACCAGCTGCCCGCCGCCAACGCGCTGAACTCCATCACCAGCACGACGGGAATGCTCGTCGGGCCGATGCTGGGAGGCCTGATCGTCGGCTGGTGGGGCTACCGTTCCGCGTACACCGTGGATGCCGTCTGTTTCACCGCCTCCCTGTACGCGATGTGGCGGCTGCCCTCGATGCTGCCCGAGCGGCAGGACGGCGGCACGGGCAAGCGGGCCTCCGTCCTGGACGGGCTGCGTTTCCTCGGGACCCGGCCGAATCTGCGGATGACCTTCTTCACCGACCTGTGCGCGATGGTCCTCGCCCACCCCCGCGCCCTCTTCCCGGTCGTCGCCGTCCTCTGGTACGGGGGTGACGCCCGGACCACCGGCATGCTCGTCGCCGCCCCGGCTCTCGGCGCGCTGCTCGGCGGTGTGTTCTCCGGCTGGCTCGGCCGGATCCGGCGGCACGGGCTCGCGATCCTGCTGGCCGTCGGCTCCTGGGGCGTCGCCATCGCCGTCTTCGGGCTCACCCGCAACCTCTGGCTGGGGCTGCTGTTCCTGGCGCTCGCCGGATGCGCGGACACCATCTCCATGGTTTTCCGCAACACGATGCTCCAGGCGGCCGTGCCCGACGAGATGCGCGGCCGGCTCCAGGGCGTCTTCATCGTCGTCGTGGCGGGCGGCCCCCGCCTCGGGGACTTCCTGGCGGGCTCGGTGGCCGACCTCGCCACCCCGGCCGTCGCCGTCACCGGCGGCGGCGTCCTCTGCGTGACCGGCGTGGCCCTGCTCGCGCTGAAGTGGCGCGCCTTCGCCCGCTACGACGCCCACGACCCGCAGCCGTAG
- a CDS encoding TetR/AcrR family transcriptional regulator: MAERGRPRAFDRAAALRRAMETFWELGYEGTKLTDLTAVMGINSASLYNTFGSKEQLFREAVALYDRTAGSATNRALREAPTARAAVEAMLRGNIDTFTDPETPSGCMIVLAATNCSHQNKEVAEHLAQWRRASVAELEKRLGRAVEEGELEPGADVRAIAAFYATILHGLSIEARDGVPPERLRSTVDHAVALWDSLVRQPAGQR, from the coding sequence ATGGCCGAACGAGGCCGACCGCGCGCGTTCGACCGGGCCGCGGCGCTGCGGCGCGCGATGGAGACGTTCTGGGAGCTCGGTTACGAGGGCACGAAGCTCACGGACCTGACCGCCGTCATGGGCATCAACTCGGCCAGCCTGTACAACACCTTCGGCTCGAAGGAGCAGTTGTTCCGCGAGGCCGTCGCGCTCTACGACCGCACCGCGGGTTCGGCGACCAACCGCGCGCTGCGCGAGGCGCCGACGGCGCGGGCCGCGGTGGAGGCCATGCTGCGCGGCAACATCGACACCTTCACCGACCCGGAGACGCCGAGCGGCTGCATGATCGTGCTGGCGGCCACGAACTGCTCGCACCAGAACAAGGAAGTCGCCGAGCACCTGGCCCAGTGGCGGCGGGCCTCGGTCGCGGAGCTGGAGAAGCGGCTGGGGCGGGCCGTGGAGGAGGGGGAGTTGGAGCCGGGGGCGGACGTCCGCGCGATCGCCGCCTTCTACGCGACCATCCTGCACGGGCTGTCGATAGAGGCCCGGGACGGCGTGCCCCCGGAACGGCTCCGCTCCACCGTGGACCACGCCGTGGCCCTGTGGGACTCGCTGGTGCGACAGCCGGCCGGACAGCGCTGA
- a CDS encoding LacI family DNA-binding transcriptional regulator has product MPTSGPGSRPPTIADVARLAEVSRTTVSHALNGIGKVDPRTRERIKRVAAELGYRPNLRAQRLRRGEAKAIALASSMPFAVAGGPSRLGFYMEIAAAAAESALLHGYALVLVPPVQSGSALYSVDIDGAIVVEPDVNDAAAAQLRERGLPYVALGRPVSPDDPSPYVDLRGGLVAELLFAHLREQGARRPALIVGSGSRHSSVDALAAYERVAERYGWEPVVASAPEAGGEQAGYESCAALLAEHPATDAVCALVDAFAVGAVRAIRDSGRTVPGDVMVVTRYDGLRARTCEPPLTAVDLHLDRAAAAAVELLLGRLRGDGAAAAVATAPEPRVVPRASSLRVTARA; this is encoded by the coding sequence ATGCCAACCTCCGGTCCCGGCTCGCGGCCACCGACGATCGCCGATGTCGCGCGGCTCGCCGAGGTGTCGCGTACGACGGTCTCCCACGCCCTCAACGGGATCGGCAAGGTCGATCCGCGGACCAGGGAACGCATCAAGCGGGTCGCCGCCGAGCTCGGCTACCGGCCCAACCTCCGGGCCCAGCGGCTGCGCCGGGGGGAGGCGAAGGCCATCGCGCTCGCCTCCTCGATGCCGTTCGCGGTGGCCGGTGGGCCGTCGCGGCTCGGGTTCTACATGGAGATCGCCGCCGCCGCCGCGGAGAGCGCGTTGCTGCACGGCTACGCCCTGGTGCTCGTACCGCCGGTGCAGTCGGGGTCCGCCCTGTACTCCGTCGACATCGACGGCGCCATCGTCGTCGAGCCCGACGTGAACGACGCCGCTGCCGCGCAGCTGCGGGAGCGGGGCCTGCCCTATGTGGCGCTCGGCCGGCCGGTGTCGCCGGACGACCCGTCGCCGTACGTCGATCTGCGAGGCGGCCTGGTCGCCGAGTTGCTGTTCGCGCATCTGCGCGAGCAGGGTGCCCGGCGGCCCGCGCTGATCGTCGGCTCCGGATCACGCCACTCGTCGGTCGACGCGCTCGCCGCGTACGAGCGGGTCGCCGAGCGGTACGGCTGGGAGCCCGTCGTCGCGAGCGCCCCGGAGGCCGGCGGCGAGCAGGCCGGGTACGAGAGCTGTGCCGCCCTGCTGGCCGAGCACCCCGCCACCGACGCGGTCTGCGCACTGGTGGACGCGTTCGCGGTGGGCGCGGTGCGGGCGATCCGGGACAGCGGACGGACCGTGCCGGGCGACGTCATGGTCGTCACCCGCTACGACGGACTGCGTGCGCGCACCTGCGAGCCGCCGCTGACCGCCGTGGACCTTCATCTGGACCGTGCGGCAGCAGCCGCGGTGGAGTTGCTGCTCGGCCGGCTGCGCGGCGATGGCGCCGCCGCCGCGGTGGCGACGGCGCCCGAGCCGCGGGTCGTTCCGCGTGCCTCGTCGCTCCGGGTCACAGCCCGAGCATGA
- a CDS encoding GNAT family N-acetyltransferase, which yields MWRRPGTRPGPRERWSDELRRLHESREGGPFLITYEGRRFAYIEVYRPLHSNIAAFQPWSRHDLGFHLAIVDRALIGHGLGTAFVSDLVRTAVPVLARGGTRRRRARRAQSGLPQGDGAGLDVLGENGAVAPQGGHPPRLPPVAGAARARAAGRRGTSRRAAGGTAPGRLKSIGPLCGARRGVPAGPAERESRPTT from the coding sequence ATCTGGCGGAGACCTGGCACCAGGCCTGGCCCCCGGGAGCGCTGGAGTGACGAGCTGCGCCGGCTGCACGAGAGCCGGGAGGGCGGGCCGTTCCTGATCACGTACGAGGGCAGGCGGTTCGCCTATATCGAGGTCTACCGGCCGCTGCACTCCAACATCGCCGCCTTCCAGCCCTGGAGCCGGCACGACCTGGGCTTTCACCTGGCGATCGTCGACCGGGCGCTGATCGGGCACGGGCTGGGCACGGCGTTCGTGTCGGACCTGGTGCGGACGGCTGTTCCGGTGCTCGCCCGAGGCGGAACGCGTCGCCGCCGAGCGCGACGTGCGCAATCTGGCCTGCCGCAGGGTGATGGAGCGGGCCTGGATGTCCTGGGTGAGAACGGTGCGGTTGCCCCACAAGGCGGCCACCCTCCACGTCTGCCTCCGGTCGCGGGTGCGGCCCGCGCCCGAGCGGCCGGGCGTCGCGGCACCTCTCGGCGGGCGGCCGGAGGCACGGCACCCGGCCGCCTGAAGTCCATCGGGCCGCTCTGCGGGGCCCGCCGGGGCGTACCGGCGGGCCCCGCAGAGCGCGAAAGCAGACCAACCACTTGA